Below is a genomic region from Zea mays cultivar B73 chromosome 9, Zm-B73-REFERENCE-NAM-5.0, whole genome shotgun sequence.
TCAGCACCAAGCCGCTGAGGCTGAGAAGAGTTGTCTTTCAAAGTTCAGAGCTTCAGACAGCAATAGCAGAAGACGGCCGCAGCTGTCAGCCTGTAAAACTGCAAATATATGCAAGAGGAAACGGCGGTCAGAATCTCACCAACAGAGCAGGCTAGCGGTCTGGGTTGGACTTAAGCATGGGAATTTGATCTTCGTTGACAAAGCAATTAAGACTAACTGCTGGGTGCTGGCCAAGAAGGATAAGAAAATCTCTCAATCCAGTCGTCAAAGGCTACTGATTACCCTAACGCCTATGGCTTGTTCGTGAATCATGAGGCCACCAATTTATCTTCAGCTTTCCCCCCCGCAGAACTCAGCCTCCCACAGACCGTTCTGCTTCAACCAAAAGCAGTTTTGATTTTGGTACCGTCTCACAGATACAGCAAAAAGACCACCACTTTCAGAGAACAACTATAGAACTAACGCTTGCGGCGCAAACTCCCATGTCGAAGCTCGATTCAGCAACTGAATCAAGCTACCCGTGACGTGAGAAGAACCCCGGTCGAAAAAGGCaggtagagggagggagagggagaaggcaGCCAAGAAGTCACCTTTCGCACAGGGTCCCGTCGTCCCCTGGTGGACGCTTCCTCCTCGTCGCCTACGCCTCGTGTGATCGTGTCTCCTTCTCCTCCGAGCCGAGGCGgccgcgtcgtcgtcgtctccttcctcttgttgcaaCCTCCGCCCCACTCGAACCCCAGTTCTTGGAAGTTATGGCGCGCTCGCTTCGCAAGGGGCAGCAGAAACGACCGGGCGGCCACTGCCATATGGTATAAAAAAACACACACACCACCAAGTCTCCGTTCCCGCGGCGAGGTTGACTAGTACAAGCAAGCAAGCTCTGCAACGCTCTATCAGCGGTGTGAACGGGAGCTGCGGAGTGGGGATGGGGACGGACGATGGAGAGGGAGAGCGCGAGGGTGCCGGCGTCCGGGTCCGTGGTCAAACGTATGCGTGGTAAAACAACAGGGGAAAGCATGCATGGGCTGACTGACTGGCTGGCCGGGGCTGTGTTGACCTGACGAGTGACGACTTCTCTGTTCTTGCACTGCACGAGACCGAGCCGCGTCGTGCGGGCGCCACCCCGTCTCATCCATCCGCCCGGCGCTCTGACTGCACCCGTGGTCTCCGGTTGCTGCTGAGACTAACCGCAGCGCAACCCCCTAcgcagccccctccccttgcatgcggCGCGTAGGGGGCACACTATagccgcagcggtgccccctacagcgccccctacgtgtcggtccccttctctctccccccagatttagcgtgtcactgttcaccaccctaaacactgtgctgtgggtccacgagtaattgttagtagataaaaaattgatagttggtataaaaaatgatattttatagtggtagtggggtatagggggagtatttagggggaaccgctgcgggagatgaaaaaataagggagaaaatagggggaaaaagtgatataggggaaaaaaatttaggggtaacggcTGCGGATAGCCTGAGCGCCGGCGAGTGGCGAGGGTGGTTGGTGGTCCCGTGCCGTGCAGTTTTACAGCCAGTTGAATACTGATTGGAGAATGGAGATGCCAGTACTCCCCTCTAGAAGTTCTCTCCTCCTCCTTGCTCATTTCAAGTCTGCCAAGCAGCAGTAGGTCTTGCTTTAGTCAAACGCATAACATAGGGGCGACTTCACGAGGCAATGATGGCCTAGACTAGACTTGCTCTACGCTGTAGTACGTGTCGTCGTTACCGGATCTGGAGAAGCGACGATACGTCGATATACCAGTGCAGCAGCTGCCGCTTCCAGTTTACCAGTGCAGCTGATCGTTCTCGTCCTCGTCCATGTCACAGGGAGGGAGGCCTCACGCCTTCCCACGTGCGGTGCGGGGCCCCCGCGTGCGCGATCCCGTGGCCTGTCGCGGCTGCGCAACTTGGCTGGGCACCAGCACCGCCGCTGTCGTGTATCCATCCACGCGCATTTAATCGGCGACAATTGCATCTGCTCGACTCGACTGATCGCCTTCGCTTTGAGCAGACGATGGCGATCCTTTGCTGGACGCCGGCAGAAACTGGATTGGGCGGGCGAGCTGCCGGCCGGTGGTGCCATCAATTGGCCGGCGGAATCCGGTGGGGGTCAAGGTACACGAGGCGAGGCATTCATCGGCTCAGGTCCCCTCGATGTCGAACGGGAAAAAACCGCACCGGGTTCACACTGCGACAGTGACGGCTAAGCTGCTTGGTCGCTGTACTAGTGCCAGTGCCACAAAACCCGTAGGGACCAGAAGCTAAACAAAGGTCGGCACGAAGCGCGTCGCCGAGCACAATTTTCGCGCTCTGGCTCCGTCCACGTTCTCGATCGCACTCAAAATCAGCCTAGGCAGACCACCAGCCCATCACCCACGAAGAGACCATGACAGTCCATCACACACTTATTTGATAAGCTAACATTATGGACTTATCACCACGCCTCTGCATGTGAGGCGTAGACCTGGAAATAGAATCCATACTGCCGTCAGGCCTCAGAGCCCAAACATGTCCTTATGTCTTATGACAAGGTTACACTTAACTGACTTAAGTCACATCAAATCCCTTATTCCCATGAAGGCTTTAGGCCTCGAAGGGTTTAGGGTTCGCCCGCTCTCATAATTGTAAAAAGAGAAAAGGCAAATAATTAATTGTAACAAATCAaaagggaaaaatagaaataaaatGAAAATAAGAAAATCTAAAGAAAAATAGAAGAAAGGAAaacaataaaataaaataaagcaaGAGTATCCAAAAATAAAATAATTAGGTAGATTAAATTTGAAAAtaagataaataaataaatataattaaaACGAAAATAAGAATACAATATTAAAGATAAAAAAGAAACTTAAGCAAGTAAAATGGAAaaaataacctaacaaaaacacaTGTTAGTGTCGTGTCAAAAGGTCTCTAGCTAAGATGGTTAGTTTGTATGAGTAACACTCTTTAAATCATAATTATGATTTCGGCACGGTGCTGACCGGTCGGACTGGATGATTGGCGTGCCGAACGACCGTCACACACAGGTGCAGCTCCGTGTATATGGCCTCCACTCGCGAAAGGTACACAAGGGAAAAAGAGGTAAGAGGGACGAGATCGTCACCACCAATATTCATCACAAGTACGGTAGTAGAGTAGAGGTGTTGCGTCACTTTGAatgattagtagtagtagtagtagtgtagtgCAATCAGTGTCGGGGAAGACAAAGGGGGTTACGGTCATTGCATGGCAACACAATCTCGCTTTTTATACTAACCCACCCGGGCCAAAGCGATCAAACTCTGACAAGGCTGAAAGGGCCTTTCGTCTTTTCTGAATTCGCAATCCTCTGGTATGTTATATGTACAAAGCATGTACTTTTCTGGCAATACAATAGCACTAAACAGAATGCTATCATGGCGAGTTTGTGTCAGTAGTCCATCGGCAGCTCCCATTCATCATCCGGATGCTTCGGTTCGCTGCGGAGTTCTCGGCCACCAGACTTTCCCTGGCCATTTgctctcctcctcctccccctccccccaaaTCTACCGTACTCGTCAATCTCACCACCAGGTCCGTGGATGTTTTGAGTGCCCAAAATGCCCTAAAATACAGTTGATGGAAACTTCCACTCAAAGCGTGTTTATCCAGTTACCAGGAATAAATTCTACGTTTATTAGCATCTATCAGTAACAATCAGAACGCAGACCTGTGTTAACCGTTGAACCCGTGAGACGGCGTCTTCATGCACCACGACTGTATCGGAGACTATATCCAGCACGTCTTCGACAAATAAACAGTACGTGCTTACCTGCAAAGGGAAGTAGGCGGTGTATCGATGTAGCAGCAGGATAGTATTCAGCATTTCAGCAGGCTGGTCCGGTATGCACAACAAGATTTGTAATTTGGATAATTACCAAGCTAGAAGGGACAATCGAAAGCCCAAAAGAGTCAAGCTCGAGAGACTCCATAGCACCTGAGCTGATGTCAAATGTGAAACCACGCACCTAAGGAATAAAAATGGGAACTTAAAAAGCATACGGATTCAAGCAGATTCTTTGAATGCAGGTTACCTCTCCTTAAAGACCACATGGACTCACCTTGCCAACATTGCGTCGCCGGGAAGTTACGACATTGTAGCCCACCTAACAAGTAAGATTATCATTGTGAGGGATTTGAAACAAAGGAACCGATCCCTTACTGTCTGAAATTGTACATACAGAAAAAAAAACCATTCAACAGAGATCATAGTTTAATGCTAAATTATCCGTTGAATAGATACAGTTCGATGGCACATCACATGGTTAATGAATCTTGTTGCAAATGCAGAAAGCTGGCATACCAAGCTGTGCAATCCAACCAGTTTATGTTCATTATCGATCACAGATTCATTCGCAACAAGCACCACGTCTCCAACCTATACACGTCAGATGAATCAGTGGTACACCGGGTAAAATAGTACATTCTCCCACATGTTTATACTGACAATAAAAAAAAGCTATGCTGTAAAGGAAATCGAGCATTCACCGGTCACCGCTACCGCACCTGATATATGTCCTCAAAAAGGAATTTCTCCGCTTCACCTGAAAGTAAGCTTGGCTTCACTTCAACCAATGCAACAGCCCACTGAAGATAAATAGAATGGAATAACATAAAGAGAAGGTGATATCGTTTTAACTTTTGGAAATAATTCCATCCTGCTTGTATTCATGCCACTGCAAACTCACACAAAAAAATACAACTTGTCTTGATGTCAGTGTGGGTCCAGGTCCACATTTTAGTGGCAACAACAGATTTCCTATAAGGGATTAGGAAACTTTGCACTGGCAGACAAGGAAAATTAGAGTATTGTCATCAAACAGAAATAGTTTTTTTTTCCAAACAAGCAGAGATGGTCCTAAGCCTAACAATCAGCTCAAACAAAAGGGGACACAGAGTGTGGCGTATACAGTAAGCAAAGACTCATCTATTTAGTTGTGGAGACTGGGGATCTTAGCAACCACTACTAGATTCTCCTAGCTTTTAGCCTTTAGCCTATGGTTGTAGAGCATTAACAATGTTGGGATGTCTGCATGGAGAAGTTATTTTTTGAAGGGTCTTcgtctttatatatatataagaagcaTGGCAAAATTattgaagatttgaatttaaaaGTTAATGCAATAACATGACACTCGGTCATATGGACTGTTATGAACTTATGATCCTTGGATCATCTGGATAATTATCACCGGGAAGAAGGCTGCATGGCAGAGGCTTGGATGTTTAATTGGGATAAGAGGAGTGTATGTATGAGAATGGCTTGTTTTTTTTCCATGCTTGATTACAATGATAATATGTGCCTCCTCTTTAATGTAGGTCGAGCCTCATAACATATTTTCGTTAAAACATTCTATATCAACCAGGATAAAATCCAAATAGATAAGATCCTATCTTAAATTAATAATAACTGATAGGTAAGGAATCATAGGCCTAGGCTGGCAAGTGCTACAATACAATACCATGACACAAAGGGCAGATCCTGTACCAGAGAGGCTCACACATGAATGGGTCTTGGGAAGAGGTAAACCGAGCCAAGTCTTCCCTAGCAAATACGGAGAGGCTACTTTGAACTCACAATCTGGTGGCTTAGTAAGACAACTCTCACCACTACACCAGGAATACCATTTACCATTGGACACAAAGAAAAAATTAAAAGCTTCACCACCACCAAATGATACACTAGGCAAGTTACTTTTTGTACCATAGTGTACCTTCTCTAATATAGATAGATAGAGGCAAATCATAAGGTCAGTACTATCAGAAGTCAGTTCCTGGAGATGACCAACCAGAAAACTCAGGTGGGACTGATTAATTATATTGATGAATGCCCTAGCTGAGCTTTGAAATTAACAGAGGTGTGTTGACCTGAAGATGGTGAAATGCTAGAGTGAATTTTAATGTATATTGTTGTCTTTGCTTTGGTGTGTAACTTCAAATTTATGACAATATTTGGAATCAAAATTCCTACCTGTCCACTGGAGCTGTCTGTAATCTGTGAAACCGCTGCTTTTCAGGTTTTACAGGCAGCTAGGATGTTTACTTTAACAAACCAAACATACTGATAAATGGTGAATGCTCAAAAGACACACTAAGCCAAAGCCAGAATCCAAGGCCCTCTTTTGCCGGTACTCATTTCTCCAACTGGTGCATAAATTTCTCACTTCTTCCTAACCCTGCAAAACCTTCTTTACTGTATTGGAGGGCCTGTACGGAATAGATGCACTTCCAAGTAGTcaaacaccaccaccaccaacaacAACAAACACTTTTAGTTCCAATCAAGTTGgagtaggctagagttgaaacccaacaaaaGTCACAAATCAAAGTCCGAGCACATGGGATAGTTGTTTTCCATTCGCTCTTATTCAAAGCTAAATCTTTAAGTATATTCTATCATTTTCAAGTCTCTTTTTACTCGGTCTTCCCCTAACATTGATGAATCTATTTTAGGACATATGTATTCCCTTAAAGCATTTTTCTTGTCCATCATTGATGAATGCTGATATATCAGGCCTATGCCAAAAGGTTATTAAGACGCTACCTGTAGTACTACATGTATCTTTGAAACCCTTGCACCCTCCAATGAGCGAAGTTCCGAAGTCATGGCTGAACCATATCACATATTATACTGTCTATAAAAACTCGATTGACATGAGATATCCAAATCTAGATATCTTGAATATTTTAAAATCAAATTAATGATACATGGAAGAGAAAAAAAACTAGTGCAAATTAAGGCTTCCAAATAGCACCTCCAAGTCCGATTTTTTTTGGCTTGGTTTAAAAAATCCTCTCGTTGTGCCTCATCCGCTCTCGGGTTACGATGTCCTGTGCAGACCCGTCTCTGAGTTTTTTAGGCCCCGGTGCAAAACATAAAAATATGCCTTAAGACCTATAGTATATATAGATAAAAACAAtctaaaatgtagtctttcatatTTGACCTATTCTCATATTCTTGTCCTCTCATATTATCTATTTTAAAGTCGAGATTTAACAAAACAATAAACGACATTTGCCTTTTATATTACtagctgagtgcccgtgcgttacaACGGGAATAAATAATaccactacgataacttatatacaaaatatgtgttatactgttatgagaaaatgttttataatcaatttgtgattctggccatacataatttttgttattttaatatatctgtttcaccactacctTGCAACCattagtatcatgcagacttcgatatatgtcacgatttgcatggtctcgtcattggagagcacgttccacacatgcagGAAGAAATTCCCCCGTACATCgttatcgttagtcatcagacacgtaccaccatacgcttttgcttaaacaaaaaggcaagtgtgtgtgtttgcgaagagaattaaaggcaagtcGGCACAAAAGCGACCCCAAcaatggcgaggatgacgaacttgtcattgTTGtcagtcctcctctgcgtcacctcctgTGTCAAGATGACGCCAcggtcctcgatatagtagtcgtcgaacgcgcgcgacataccgagtactgatgactcttggttgggctgtaaAACAAGTGCACCCTgggctcatcagcaaggtagtacccctggccgttgcaccaccagatgcgctactcctctacatacatcatgttcaacgacactcacacaacgtcagcaacgaccatcgtcccaacgcacaagaattcatggccggtcagtagcgacttacgtggcaggttgggcttcaggtggacgatgagctggacgacgtgatggcgtcgtcgaatgcgatgcccagaacaacccgagagtcaccgacgttggcgacgaccatgaggtccccctgcttgacgatggacagcgcggagcaaccgctctgcaccgcgtccaaacggcggctgcgccggagcttgtcgtacatagcggcacatgcggccacgtaggactgtttctagaggtcgaactggcagtcatcaagtttcttcttgtcgtcgatgagcgaccccaACACGAGTGCCTCCTGttaatggtgtttgttcggggttttcaagtaagaaacatgaattcatgtttggcgttggtttataaaaatgactcacaagtcagatccatggaacaaaatattacgaagaataaatgtcacgcatgcaaaaaaggaatttaagttaaaaacattattcaaacaaaagaaattgcatgcaaggctcttctttaaatactattccatccatccaaaaatataattcaagaatttcggtgatacttatctactaataTGCATTGTGCAAGGATAGCAGGTGAGCTtggtgagagatgtagtagatgtgtttcctgttatagatgtagacataaacacgcaTGTGGTGTAGCGGTAACTACTGCTggcatttgcttgagaggtcgtgagttcgaatccccttggggccatgtgtattttttaattttagctagacgtggggaaggggaatgagaatgatagatatagaatggtggcagaacatggAAATGGACTGTGCGCGGGGAGGAGAGAATCAGAAAGGCAGAACagggaatggtggcagaacacggaatgagcAGAACAGGGAATGACAGACTACTaattgcagccttaataagtagtagagatttatatTCAGAAAACTCAAAAATTTGGGGCCCTAAAAATTTGGGAGCCCTGCGTCGTCGCTCCATTTGCGCTGGGCACTGGACGGCCCTGGTCCTGTACATCACCCTCCGGTTGGACCGTTGCAGAGTGAACGTTGATGCCGACCCGATAGTGATGGGGGGCTAGGattcggggattttctcggccaGGACCAATGTTTCAGTCTCTTCTTAGTATTATACCAGGAAGGCagtctttccctccccggccgagttttttaGTGCACAATGAAACAGAAAACCCAGCTGCAAATGTGAACCGGAACTTTTTCTAAACAAAAGAAAATACAGATATAGTGTTGTCATCAGCATCAGGTCAGCGACTTGACAGTTGACACGTATGTTACACTATCATTATCACATTTGACATCCCAATTAAGAAGCACTTGAGTTAAAGCCACTGCAGCAATTACACTAAGCACATTAGTGTTGTAACCATTGGCCCTAAAAATAATACAGATACAAAAACGAATAAATTAGCATGGCAACTGAACTATTGCAAAACGCAAATGCTAATCACCGCCCAGGAACTACCTAGTGTCACTGCACCACTAGTGGAGAAAAACATTTTAGTCCCGGTTAGGGAAGGGCTTACTTAGTGTCACAGCATCACTAGTGGATAAATGCACTCGTGGACTAAATGCATGGTacttgtcggtaccctaaatcaggggtaccctctcctacagcatgAAGGCATCATACCCATGCGACGTCTCCTAGCCGCGCGGAGGACCGCGCCTGACTCCACCGGATGGGcgggccaaagggcgccacgtggcaaggaaaggcaCCACGCCTCAGTAAGGCCGGACCCCCACAGAGGGTCACCGGGCCCCTATATACATACAGGTCCGGAGCCCCCGGGTAGGTCCGAATCCCGGCAGGGTTCCGGGACGAGAAGGACCTTGGTGtgtgcaggggtccggtgctgacacgtgtgcggGCCTTGCTCTCTACTTCCCGcacaggcggagacccgctgcttgtggcccatgacataagctaccgggccaaacctgacgagaagtcgtgcaacccctgcatttattgaggaaaagatgcgccgcctgccactgcgctgacagGCGACGTGCCCCCTcaacatttaatgcgtcctgtcccatccgctggcaggcgacgtcaaggtcatccagcagacagcacgcctgctgggtctgctggtgAACAGTACGCCTGCACTGAGCGGCGCGCTATACTCATCTTCTCTTCCGCAAGAAACCTCCTCGGTACGCCagggatacgcagatctcgggcgtcagggaAGAGAAGATTGTCTCGACAACAGATATTAGAGGATCCAaacactatattctttatgtccctgggcccacatgtcggggcccagtccctttgtgcatgccccccttcagctataaaaggggaggcatgcgacgttacacacacacgcaatctcagactcgctagctcatacaagctctcaagcaatacacctCACAGtgcagtagggtattacgctccggcggcccgaaccactctaaacccttgtgtgttcttgtgtactGCCCCTTCTTTCCAACAATCAAGCGAAACGCCTAAtcccctcc
It encodes:
- the LOC100304384 gene encoding uncharacterized protein LOC100304384, yielding MARRSALLAKQVISVTSARSLGFVSQLWIDTASWAVALVEVKPSLLSGEAEKFLFEDIYQVGDVVLVANESVIDNEHKLVGLHSLVGYNVVTSRRRNVGKVRGFTFDISSGAMESLELDSFGLSIVPSSLVSTYCLFVEDVLDIVSDTVVVHEDAVSRVQRLTQGILGTQNIHGPGGEIDEYGRFGGRGRRRRANGQGKSGGRELRSEPKHPDDEWELPMDY
- the LOC100304384 gene encoding uncharacterized protein isoform X1, producing MCSCACARLLPPLFSPAPSPNLRPAFPHSPTPARSRAVVALAGAASRDDAPAPLSSFDFLALKRELDEEEEAVVAVDAKEGAGAVNEDDGELGAEWSAGGTRRRRRRQMARRSALLAKQWAVALVEVKPSLLSGEAEKFLFEDIYQVGDVVLVANESVIDNEHKLVGLHSLVGYNVVTSRRRNVGKVRGFTFDISSGAMESLELDSFGLSIVPSSLVSTYCLFVEDVLDIVSDTVVVHEDAVSRVQRLTQGILGTQNIHGPGGEIDEYGRFGGRGRRRRANGQGKSGGRELRSEPKHPDDEWELPMDY